The Megalops cyprinoides isolate fMegCyp1 chromosome 9, fMegCyp1.pri, whole genome shotgun sequence genome has a window encoding:
- the LOC118782612 gene encoding porimin-like, with amino-acid sequence MAFKALRLFTSAALLASYSMIFVSSEMEALQRESNATNGTTLATMTMMMTTKMLPTNVGGLHSPASNVTRGSTIATSSQTKSRAATTSQKPVHSTTGVTSTTAYTCASSTFHAVSFFGGIVLTLVVTLTVFLGYRFSCSKPEVRYRAIEEHEAII; translated from the exons atggcatttaaagCGTTGCGTCTCTTCACGTCTGCAGCGTTGTTGGCTTCGTACTCAATGATTTTCGTGTCATCTG AGATGGAAGCTCTTCAACGTGAAAGTAATGCCACCAATGGTACCACACTGGCAAcaatgacgatgatgatgacaacGAAAATGTTGCCAACAAATGTGGGAGGTCTCCATTCACCTGCAAGCAATGTTACCAGAGGAAGTACGATTGCGACATCCAGCCAAACAAAATCAAGGGCCGCAACCACCAGCCAGAAGCCTGTTCATTCCACTACAG GTGTCACCAGCACCACTGCTTACACTTGTGCAAGCTCCACTTTCCATGCAGTGAGCTTCTTTGGGGGCATAGTGCTAACCTTGGTCGTGACCCTCACAGTTTTCCTGGGATATAGGTTCTCTTGCTCGAAGCCAGAAGTGCGGTACCGCGCCAT AGAGGAGCATGAAGCCATAATATAA